From Rhizobium sp. NZLR1, a single genomic window includes:
- a CDS encoding Rrf2 family transcriptional regulator, translated as MILKSQVEWALHCCAILAGLPEGRYLSTKALAELHGLPKEYLSKALQSLSQASLVETTLGPTGGYRLASPPSEINFLDIVEAVEGKTLSFTCTNIRANNPCRAEGYCDSKPCAVARVMWAADEAWRDTLRRVRLSDLVGTLSEEVPPELWRSTFEWVLKRAG; from the coding sequence ATGATCCTGAAAAGCCAGGTCGAGTGGGCGCTCCACTGCTGCGCCATTCTCGCAGGCCTGCCCGAGGGCAGGTACCTTTCCACCAAGGCGCTCGCAGAGCTTCATGGTCTGCCGAAGGAATATCTCTCCAAGGCGCTGCAGAGCCTTTCGCAGGCATCGCTGGTCGAGACCACGCTTGGCCCGACTGGCGGCTACAGGCTTGCGAGCCCTCCTTCGGAGATCAATTTCCTCGACATCGTCGAGGCGGTCGAGGGCAAAACGCTGAGCTTCACCTGCACGAACATCCGGGCGAACAATCCTTGCCGGGCCGAAGGATATTGCGACAGCAAGCCCTGCGCGGTCGCGCGCGTTATGTGGGCGGCGGACGAGGCCTGGCGGGATACGCTGAGACGCGTCCGGCTTTCCGATCTGGTCGGCACCTTGTCCGAGGAAGTGCCCCCCGAGCTCTGGCGGAGCACGTTCGAATGGGTGCTCAAGCGCGCCGGCTGA
- a CDS encoding RNA polymerase sigma factor encodes MKTPAPESFEGQILALLPSLRRYSRSLTRSDADGEDLLQDCVEKVLARRGQWRGLNLRGWVLTIMTNLYRNGRRGKARDAVVELDAAGDIAAPETLADPLERARLDNALNSLSEERRAVLMLVVIEGYTYSEVAAALDIPIGTVMSRLSRARQRVAERLKADNIITLRRPK; translated from the coding sequence GTGAAAACACCCGCACCGGAAAGTTTCGAGGGCCAGATCCTGGCCCTCCTCCCCTCGCTCCGGCGCTATTCGCGTAGCCTGACGCGCTCGGATGCCGACGGCGAGGATCTGCTCCAAGACTGTGTCGAGAAGGTGCTGGCGCGCCGTGGCCAATGGCGCGGCCTCAACCTGCGCGGCTGGGTCCTGACCATTATGACCAATCTCTACCGCAACGGCCGGCGCGGCAAGGCGCGCGACGCCGTCGTTGAACTCGACGCCGCAGGGGACATCGCCGCACCCGAAACGCTGGCCGATCCGCTGGAGCGCGCCCGGCTCGACAACGCGCTGAACAGCCTTTCGGAGGAGCGCCGCGCCGTGCTGATGCTCGTGGTCATCGAGGGATACACGTATAGCGAGGTTGCCGCTGCCCTCGACATCCCCATCGGCACCGTCATGTCCCGGCTGTCGCGCGCCCGCCAGCGCGTCGCCGAGCGGCTGAAAGCCGATAACATCATTACGCTTCGGAGGCCGAAATGA